Proteins from one Cicer arietinum cultivar CDC Frontier isolate Library 1 chromosome 3, Cicar.CDCFrontier_v2.0, whole genome shotgun sequence genomic window:
- the LOC101489915 gene encoding ATP-dependent DNA helicase At3g02060, chloroplastic — MASLFPSPRHISSTTPFIPKLTSFPKSNNLFILNYPFHHKKLLFPPLFSPIAVYTQGLYTPSSPSKKTDKIDPENDPISILNERIRREYGKREVSRTVMDTEEADKYIQMVKEQQQRGLQKLKGDREGKDGSFSYKVDPYTLRSGDYVVHKKVGIGRFVGIKFDVSMKSVEPTEYVFIEYADGMAKLPVKQASKMLYRYSLPNENKKPRTLSKLNDTSAWEKRKTKGKVAIQKMVVDLMELYLHRLKQRRPPYPKSHAVAEFAAQFLYQPTPDQKQAFVDVEKDLTERETPMDRLICGDVGFGKTEVALRAIQCVVSAKKQAMVLAPTIVLAKQHFDVISERFSVYPDIKVGLLSRFQTRSEKEGYLEMIKSGDLDIIVGTHSLLGNRVVYNNLGLLVVDEEQRFGVKQKERIASFKTSVDVLTLSATPIPRTLYLALTGFRDASLISTPPPERVPIKTQLSSFSKDRVVSAIKYELDRCGQVFYVLPRIKGLDEAMEFLQESFPDVEIAVAHGKQYSKQLEDTMEKFALGEIKILISTNIVESGLDIQNANTIIIQDVQQFGLAQLYQLRGRVGRADKEAYAYLFYPDKNLLSDQALERLAALEECRELGQGFQLAERDMGIRGFGTIFGEQQTGDVGNVGIDLFFEMLFESLSKVEDHRVVSVPYHSVQVDLNINPHLPSEYINHLDNPMEIINEAERVADKDIWSLMQFTENLRRQYGKEPRPMEIILKKLYLRRMAADIGVTRIYSSGKTVFMKTNMSKKVFKMMTESMTSDIYKNSLLLEGDQIKAELLLELPKEQLLNWIFNCMAELHASLAALIKY; from the exons ATGGCTTCTCTCTTCCCATCTCCACGACACATTTCTTCCACAACACCCTTCATCCCCAAACTCACCTCTTTCCCAAAATCAAACAACCTCTTCATCCTCAACTACCCCTTTCACCACAAAAAACTACTATTTCCACCCCTCTTTTCCCCCATTGCAGTCTACACTCAAGGACTCTACACCCCTTCTTCACCCTCCAAAAAAACAGACAAAATTGATCCTGAAAACGACCCAATTTCGATTCTCAACGAACGAATTCGTCGTGAATATGGCAAAAGGGAAGTTTCAAGGACTGTAATGGACACTGAGGAAGCTGATAAGTACATACAAATGGTGAAGGAACAACAGCAGAGAGGGCTTCAGAAGCTTAAAGGTGATAGAGAGGGTAAAGATGGTTCCTTTAGCTATAAGGTAGACCCTTATACACTTCGTTCTGGTGATTATGTTGTTCACAAGAAAGTTGGTATTGGAAGGTTTGTTGGTATCAAATTCGATGTTTCGATGAAATCTGTTGAGCCTACTGagtatgtttttatagagtatGCTGATGGAATGGCTAAGCTTCCTGTTAAACAGGCTTCTAAAATGCTCTATAGATATAGTCT tccaaatgaaaacaaaaagcCTAGGACATTGAGCAAGTTGAATGATACTAGTGCGTgggagaaaagaaaaactaaaggGAAAGTTGCCATACAGAAGATGGTTGTTGATTTGATGGAACTCTATCTACATAGGCTTAAACAAAGAAGGCCACCCTATCCTAAGAGTCATGCCGTGGCTGAATTCGCCGCACAATTTCTTTATCAACCTACACCGGATCAGAAACAG GCTTTTGTTGACGTTGAGAAGGATTTGACAGAGCGAGAAACTCCGATGGACAGATTAATTTGTGGAGATGTTGGTTTTGGTAAAACTGAGGTTGCACTGCGTGCTATCCAATGTGTTGTCTCAGCTAAAAAGCAAGCGATGGTTCTCGCACCAACTATAGTTctagcaaaacaacattttgATGTTATTTCAGAGCGCTTTTCTGTATATCCTGATATTAAAGTTGGACTACTAAGCAGGTTTCAG ACCAGATCAGAAAAGGAAGGGTACTTGGAAATGATTAAGAGTGGTGACCTAGATATTATTGTTGGAACTCATTCGCTCCTTGGAAACCGTGTTGTTTATAACAATCTTGGCTTGCTTGTGGTTGATGAGGAACAG AGGTTTGGTGTCAAACAGAAGGAAAGGATTGCTTCTTTTAAAACTTCTGTGGACGTACTTACCTTATCCGCAACCCCCATACCACGGACGCTTTATTTAGCGTTGACAGGATTTCGTGATGCTAG TTTAATTTCAACTCCACCTCCAGAAAGAGTTCCTATCAAGACTCAGCTTTCTTCATTCAGTAAGGACAGAGTAGTATCAGCCATTAAGTATGAGCTGGATCGCTGTGGTCAAGTTTTTTATGTTCTGCCTCGTATTAAAG GACTTGACGAAGCAATGGAATTTCTTCAAGAGTCATTCCCCGATGTGGAAATAGCCGTTGCCCACGGGAAG CAATACTCAAAGCAATTAGAGGATACCATGGAGAAGTTTGCTCTAGGTGAAATAAAAATCCTTATCAGCACAAATATTGTTGAAAGTGGGCTTGATATTCAAAATGCAAACACCATCATCATTCAGGATGTTCAACAATTTGGCCTTGCACAGTTGTACCAG TTGCGTGGAAGGGTTGGGCGAGCAGACAAGGAAGCATATGCATACTTATTTTATCCTGATAAGAATCTGCTCTCTGATCAAGCATTG GAGAGGCTTGCAGCTCTTGAAGAATGCCGTGAACTCGGTCAAGGCTTCCAACTAGCCGAGAGAGACATGGGTATAAGAGGTTTTGGTACTATTTTTGGTGAACAACAAACAGGAGATGTTGGAAATGTTGGCATTGATCTGTTCTTTGAGATGCTCTTTGAGAGTTTATCCAAG gTTGAAGATCATCGAGTTGTATCGGTTCCTTACCACTCAGTGCAG gtTGACTTAAATATCAATCCACACCTCCCTTCCGAGTACATAAATCATCTCGACAACCCTATGGAAATAATAAATGAAGCTGAGCGTGTCGCTGACAAAGACATCTGGAGTCTAATGCAATTTACAGAGAATTTGCGCCGCCAATATGGCAAGGAGCCTCGCCCGATGGAGATTATCTTAAAGAAGCTTTACTTGAGGAGAATGGCAGCTGATATAGGTGTAACCAGAATATACTCTTCAGGGAAGACAGTATTTATGAAAACAAACATGAGTAAAAAGGTTTTCAAGATGATGACAGAGTCGATGACATcggatatatataaaaattcattacTTCTTGAGGGTGACCAAATTAAG GCCGAACTTCTTTTAGAGCTACCAAAAGAACAACTTCTTAATTGGATCTTTAACTGCATGGCTGAACTTCATGCTTCACTAGCAGCCCTCATAAAGTACTAG